The window tctacaaatatatcattttattattattattttttatgtttgattaagattttttaaggtgaaccatattcttctaacttctaTTATAGTGTATTATATTTGCTTAATATACAACTAAAcattataagtttcaaattcattattcaaatttctcatctcttaaGGACTAaagaaattatcataataatcaaaactcattacaaaattacaatgttattttaaccaaaattaaaatgaaactaaaggaaaaaataataggctttataataatttattgcttaaacaattggtaggcatattcaaattcatgtttccaaaaaaactaagtattaacccaaacaaaaattcaaccaaagccataagagggaaagagaaaacttttttatgggatatttaaaaaaaaaaccgcaataccaaaacacatattaaaaaaaaccatcaaccttaattatttataaaaaataataaaaattcaccaaaagaaagtagagagagagagaaagagtacTCACAGTTttgtgtgggaaaaaaaaatgtttgaatggAAAAACGAtatcaaatttacaaaataaaattggtagaagaagagtcaaaatataaaaaagaggaaTAAAGTATAACAAtaaagtagtggggagataaataggcaaaaggaaagggaaagttTGGAAGAAGTGTAATAGTAGGTGTGTGAACTAACAGAGAGAAGaagagttttttattattatttataaatagggggaagaaaagtttaaatagagaaaagaaaatttaaaaaataaatgaatgacgTGACTACTAATGTGGGTCAATAGGAGCGTAGAAATAATAAATGCTATACTTAAACTTTTAGTAATACATAGATTTACTTCTTTAATTGGTAGAGCATACTTCTCTAATTGTTAGAGCGTACTACCAATGATGACAAGGTTGAAATTGGGTATATGATTCCTTGTAACAACTACAGTAGCTCCAGTTTTTCTTGTGGAATATAAAACTGCATCAATATTAACCTCCACTCAATTAGATAGAGGCTACTTGATGCAGACACAAAATATAGGCCTTCAATTATACATACTTAGAGTATTAGCATTGGagaatgctaatgccaaatctaaggaaaatttgaaattttaagccCCAAAACCATCTGCATTGGAGAATGCTAAATAacagtattgcaaatttttttgcaatactgctacagtgcaattctaaacatagaattgcactgtagcaagtattgtaaaaaaataataatattttatctgactctctctcctctgtctctCATCTCTCGTCTCTGTCTCTCCATCGCTGAACCCAAAAACCGAAACAGCCACCCGCAACCCGCAACCCATATCACGAATTCGCAACCCAGCACAACCAACGATCCACGACCATAGAGCACAGCCAACGATCCACGACCACCCGCAACCTGCAACCCATATCACGAATTCGCAACCCAGCCCAGCCAACGATCCACGACCACAGAGCACAACCACCCGCAACCTAGCACCACAGAGCACAGCCACCCGCAACCCATATCACGAATTTGCGAACCACGACCCACGATCCACAACTGGAGCAGTGCGAGTACGAGCTCGTCATGGAGTGAATgaagttttgggttttattgaAGCCGAGTTgtgaaatttaggattttttgtttgtgggttttgttgattgatgCGTTTTTGGTTGATCTATGAAGTTTTGGGTGTTTGAGTTGATGTTTATTGTTGGACTAGTTCATCACCTCGCCGAAAATGAAGGCTCCGGCGAAAGTTACAGATGGAAGAGAgctgaaaatgagagagaggagagagatgggagagaaaagatataattttgagatatattattttaatgagtaaaagaagaaaatagaagtTTGGAATGTAgaagtattgtaaaatagtatggtataatgataaagtggctttttagaattgtaaaataaagTAGCATTGGAattttccaatgctaatgctcttagagCACTAGCCCCCCAGTTGCTATTTTACATCCTAATTCCTTGAAAACAAGCTCCATCCCAGTTgccaaacccaaatttttttcccaCCCCACTACAGTgaggttgcatatatgcaacctcACTGTTCACAGGTTGTATAGAAAAATATTAGGGTAAACTGTGTATTTGGTCCCTATCTTAtacatcatatttcaatttggtctctaaccttttaattgtatcaatttggtctttaatatttcaataccgtgtcaatttagtccttactgttaatttttggatgaaaattgatgacacgtctaatggccaaaataaaaaaaattaactttcattgatgtgacaatacaataaaattttattttgactatttgacatgtcatcaattttcatccaagatataacaataaggactaaattgacacgatactgaaaggttagagaccaaattgacacaattaaaagattaaggaccaaattgaaatatgttgtAAAGAATAGGGATCAAATATGTATTTTACccaagatattattattttattagcccctttttctctctcctctgaCTCTCCTTCAtctcattattcttttttccctttcttgctctcCGTCCATCTCACTTCTCCATCTCTAtgtcttctctctctatttctctcttctccatttcccactcttctctctctatttctctattcttttttccttttctcggTCTCCCTCTCTCTGAACGAAGCTTTTTGCGCAGCGcgtaggagtttttttttttttttggtggatattttaatattttttaattctgccGTTTGCCACGTGTGCATTTTCCATTTCTGATGTAACAGCAAGGACCAAAACGGAAAGCGTTTTTCAAGATAGGGACTAaaactaaaagcggtaaaaataaaatctaaggaCCAAAGTGAGAATCGACTGAAAATACAGGgacgaaaatgtgatttttgccttttttttttcgattCTATGGTTTTCagtggtagtggtggtgatgggtttggtgggttactggtggtgatgggtttggtgGGTTACTGGTGGTGAtgggttgttggtggtggtggtgattgctGGCCGTGGGTTTAatggagagagaagaagagagaagtgtgaagtgtatattatattattatttgatgcttggtttatattattttaatgggttgaatataaaaatagaaactggGATGTGGGGTGAGTTGCaaaataagttggtaaaataaataaaatgatgtttAAAGATGTAAAATTTACACCCTCAaatactaatgctcttatgGGTGTAAAAGAATTGGGCTTGAAATCCTATTGAGCCCAATCATTTAataattagggtttcttttatgtagtttgTTATTCAATATTTAAGCATAATTTTAAGGTAACTTTTTGGATTGATGGTCACTCCAGCAATGCTTGGTGTCCTACGTTTTATCCCCTTTTTTGCGTTggctttttttttgtggttaaatttgtttttgtttaattttggtATCATTTAACTAGggtttttttatatacatattttggtATTCTTTATTGGGGTAATTATAATCCCTTTTCTTGAGATTTAAGAGAATGACACTCCATTCCAAACTTAAAGATAAAAAACACTTTCCTACATTGACATGACCAAACTTTGTtaaattgatattaaaaatgttatgCACTAATTTTCCTTTTACTTAATGACAGGCTTCCAAAATTATTATCCATTTTGGaattaaaattcattgttttgaattttaaaatattcaaaaggacttttgctttttgctttttgccttttttcttttttctactggCTGAGAAGAGATTTATCGTTGTAATTTTTTGGTGCAtgataaattttgcattttaattataaatttattagttatttttttactaatcatgattaaactttgttaaagaaaatcttataaaattttaaaatattccattattaatatataaacaaaaaggggaagtgTTATTTTCTTCAAACGAAGTGAGGTGAATGGTTTTTTTCTTCTAGTTTAGGTGGAGTGTTATTTCCCCAAATCTCAAGGAAGTGGAGTATAATTACCCCTTCTTTATTTAAgcacaattttcaattttgtaaaaaagtgtTTTTCTTAATGGTAATAAAGTTTTCTTCAGTTTTATGATTGGTGCCGACTTAAGCTATGCTTGGTGCTAATTCCAAGTAATACTAGGTGAAGACTCGTAGGTTTTATCCCTTATATGATATTTCAATGTTTATTTTCCAGTAAAATTTGTTTTCTGTTGTCCAGCTGCGTCACTACCAATAAGTGGGAGAGGTTGACAAATTTCTTGTGGTTTGTTGCAGGTTGCAACTGACTTTGTTTTTGCAGAGATGAGGCACTTGCTTGAGAGTATGCTACATAAAGTTTTTGAGCTCagttaattcatcacaaaatGAAATTGATTTCCACCCATACATCTTTAGTCCACAAtttaacataaaagaaaaatatgcttaaTTAATGtttaccaaaaattttattaaaaaaaaaaattctcaattaatgttcctttttcttcttttaattgtaTACGTGAATAGGCTACTTCTTGTGGGCAAAGCATTAGTATGACATACCTTTTGAACGAATAGCTTGACTTTTGAGACAATTTGGAGACTCTGTACGTGGTTTCCATGGTTCTTTTGAATGCACAAAGGAAGATCAACCTGATGAATTTAGATTAAAAATCAAGGTTTATTTTATATAGACAATCAAATATCATAGTTCAtgcataaaattttacaaataagagttttaaaaaaatgcctTTTAATTTACCAGACTGGTGACTTCTATTTGAAACACAGTCATCTGACTTAATGAGCCATTTAAATGGAATAATGATTTCATTTCCGTGGCATTCAGAAATGATGCAGGACACAGAGATGAGccttaagaaaaatttatacgATTTTTGGGTATAAAGATAGGAAGGAAGTATCGACCATTGATTTGTCAATCTCATACAACTTCAGGTTGGAGAAGATTGAACTTGAAGTGAAAAGTTATTTGTAATGAGATCATTGAAAAGCATCTAATATCTCTCCTTAAGATGATTGAAAagcatatttattatttatgtgatTAGATTTTCATTGAGACGAGGCAAATTTGTTCAAAGAATTAGAAATCTTGTTCATAATAGACATGGAGGCCTTTTCGAGCGGTTCTTGTTTTGAATTTATCAAGTTGCCTTCTCTAATGGGTTAAACACACTATTTTATGTGTGGATGTATAGtgacttctttttattttccttgtaTTGTTAACTTTAAAGGCGCAATCCCCTATGTCTGGATCCATTATAGCCTTCTTAAAATtgaaactatgtttttccaatTATGACagtttgaaagaaaaagagaaaaatagagttttCTCACCATTAAAAACCTTCAATTGAGTCCCTGTATCAAGTTGCCTTCTCTAATGGGTTAAACACACTATTTTATGTGTGGATGTATAGtgacttctttttattttccttgtaTTGTTAACTTTAAAGGCGCAATCCCCTATGTCTGGATCCATTATAGCCTTCTTAAAATTGAAACTAAGTTTTTCCAATTATGACagtttgaaagaaaaagagaaaaatagagttttCTCACCATTAAAAACCTTCAATTGAGTCCCTATCAGCCTTTGAATTTCTTGGAAGAGACTGTCAGCAGTTTCAACAGGTTGCACCAAGGCCTCAATTGAATCCTTATCAGCCTTTACTTGAGCTAAAATACCTATATGACCTACAACAGATAACAGCCATGGTTGGTGATACACTTAACCGTTCTAAGAAAAGACTATTCgatttagcaaaataaacaagCTTCAACAATAATAGAAAGTTCAAATAGCGGGCAGGGGCTTCTTGATCCACTTTCGACCTTCCCCATCTGTTCTCACGCACAGATACTACTACTTATAATCTTTCCGGCCTTaagaagggaaagagagagagagaattccctaaaaaaaacattaacaaCATATTAAATCAATGTAAGGAAACCTCATCCACGAGGCACTACTCTGACAAGTtacaaaaaagaggaagaagttTATTActtcattttcagttttgattgtactctttttttattatgaaagtgaTACGGATTCTAGTAAAATGATAACAACAAACTTAATGCTACTACTAATACAGTCAATTACTTTTGTGCTGGTGGCAGAAATACTTTCACACCATTCTGCTCTATTAAGGGGTGTGACATCTGTTTGATCAAAAGCAATCGCATCATTTCTCAGTCTCAATCAACTAATTTTACTCCTTGTAGTGCCTCTATCTCAAATCAAATCACCccttaattttattctttttgaacATGACATGATCTTTGTTGTCATCTTAAAACATGAAGCAACacagatctttttttttttaactgctCGACTGaagtactaattttttttctgtttgtttcaaAAGAAATGTACCCCAGCCTCTCCTTATGGTCTTCCAAAGGTTCACATCACATGACCCATTAACTATATCCAAGCATCATCCTTCCCAGATACTACCATATTTTATGTCTATGCTGTAAGGGAAAACACAGTATTACACATAGAACTTCATTGTTTGGAGGTTGAATTATAGTGAACAGTGTACAACACATGCTTCCCTCAAAAGTTGACAATACTCAATTGGAGAGAAATTACCAGAATTGATAATTACATCAAGAAGGGCCTGTGACTTTTGATCCAGCTCAAGTCAGCCCATGCAAATCTTTCTCAGCATTAGGAATTGTCTCCTTTCCAATTTTAACATATTCTTCATAAACCATACGGAGCTTGTCCAACTGCTGAAAATGAGAGTCAGCACTTGAGGGGTCCACAGCCAGCACTTTCATATGCTCAACAGAACTTGCTGCCTTTACTCGTTGCTGTAATTCACAAGAAAATATAAGCCACCAGATTTAATGGGCATCCTAGTGACACCAAAcattccacaaaaaaaaaaaaaaaaaacactagagTGTGCTACAGTCCATTACCAGAATTGATAATTACATCATCAGGGGCCTGTGACTTTCGATCCAGCTTGAGTCAGCTCATGCAAATCTTTCTCAGCATTAGGAATTGTTTCCTTTCCAAgtttaacatatttttcataaacaatACAGAGCTTGTCCAACTGCTGAAAATGAGAGTCAGCACTTGAGGAATCCACAGCCAGCACTTTCATATGCCCAACAGAACTTGCTGCCTTCACTCGTTGCTGTAATTCACAAGAAAATATAAGCCAGCAGATTTAATGGGCATCCTAGTGCAACGCCGAACATTCCCAGATAAAAAACAAACTAGTGTGTGCTACAGTCCAATGATTAACCTAATGATGAAATAGACCAACCTTTTTAACAAActcatcttcctcttcctcaGAGAGAGAGGGCACTCACAGCAAGGGCAAACATGATGAGCACGGGCAACCCTTTCAAAGGGATCAAACATTACCGCATACCAACTGCAATGTTGTATTTGCTGCAGGGGATGCCCCATAATACCATTAGTACCTCTATAATCACAAAAGTGATGCATAAACATACTCATTCAGATATGCATCAATTGATAACATCTGTGAAGCAAATGTCAGGAACCTTTTCTGGACATCTCTTTTCTCTTTAGCTGACTCCAAGACTTTGAGATAAGAATCAATTAGAGATTGTCAATCCAAGGACTGAAGTTTGGATTCAATAAATCTATTCCTTGCTGTATGAAAATCAAATATGAAGCATTATAGAGAAAATGATTTTGACACACTGAACTACTTCGCATAACAACTTGCTTCTTGAAATAAAAGCCACTCCTATATCCTTTTGCCCTCGGAGTGGAGTGGAGACCGCATTACTTGGCCGTCTTCCCCAAGTGGGATATTCGAACTCAAGGAAGCTTACATGTTAGCAAATATAGAAGAAGAGGGATGCCAGACTGAACCGTTTGGAGGGGATTGGATCTGGAAAGTCCTAACCATTCCCAAGGTGAAATGTTTTTTATGGCAGTGCTATCATAAGAGTATTCTGGTTCGAGCTACCCTAGCTGCTAGAAGGATGGAAATACCCCCCTCATGACCGATTTGTAATGAAGCCCCTGAGTCTATAATCCATGCTTTTAGAGACTGTCATTTTGCTCAATACTTTTGAAATTCTTTCCCTTCACCCATACAAGCCACTCTGTTTTATGGAGCTAATCTTTCAACTGGCTGAGATTAAACTGTTGTAGTTCcaaaccttcttctttttcgaACATTGACTGGGGCATCATTTTCTCCTTTAGAATCTGGTCCTCATGGCTTCAAAGGAATAGTGTCATCTTCAGGAATGAGAGGTCTCATAGAAACTTGAAGGCAGAGACCTTGGCCAAAGCAAGGGAGTTTACATTCATTGGCATTAATAGGAAGCTAACCTGATCTCACACCGGTATGAAAGTTGGTTGGCTTAGGCCTCCAGTGAGCTGGTATAAGTTGAATTCGGATGGTTCTTCCCTAGGAAATCCTGGGCTAGCGGGAGGAGGGCTGATCCGGAATGATAGTGGAGATTGGGTCAAAGGCTATGCTAGATCCGTTGGTGTAGTGTTACCACCAGTGTTGTAGCTGAGCTGTGGCTGTTGGGATGAGGAGGGCTGATCCGGAATGACAGTGGAGATTGGATCAAAGGCTATGCTAAAGCCATTGGTGTTACCACTAGTGTTGAAGCTCAGCTGTGGCCGTTGAGAGATGGAATCCGACTATGTATTTCCCTTAAACTGGAATTGATGTCATTGTTGAAGATTGTAAGATCGGCTTGAGGGATATTCCTATGGTTAGAATTCAGCATTGCTACAGGGAAGCCAACAAATGTGATGGTGCCCTTGCAAGAGGGGGGAGCTTTGTTATCtcaagattttgttgtttttttggaaCCCCGCGCTGTTGCTTATAGTTTAGACTCCGCTAAGTTGCTAATGAATTGccttttcacccaaaaaaaaaaacatttttgtaCTTGGGGAATTTGCCCCTGGCTTCCTGTAATTTTGAGATTCATTGAGCCAAAGGAAAGTGACAGTCACCATTACcaagttaaaaatataaaatatgaaatatatatatatatatatatatatgtgcgtgCGTGCGTGTTGTTGGGGAGGGCAGAAGTGACTATTATAGcgttagagcatttgcagcagtggagctaaaaagctataatgctattttagctccaccaatatTGCAAAACAAGCTCACAGCAGTGGAGCCAAAGCCATAATATTTGGctgatttgctacagtgcacatctatctatagatgtgcactgtagcactcatctaaaaaaaaaaggtaattttttaatcctactcccaattaaaataataaaaacccagctctcatctctctcaccgTGGACTTCTCCCATCTCTATCAAGCGCTCATCTCCCAGCTCTCTCAAGCGCTCATCTCCcagctctcatctctctcaagctctcCGTCTCAGTCCGTCTCAGCCGtcccagcccacgccgtcgccgtcccagccgtcccagcccacgccgtcgccGTCGCTCCTCACCACCATTCTTCCTTTGTTCACGTCCTCGCCTCCGGCGAACAATACCGAAGGGCACCGCAAGAACACGAACCGGCTAAACGGCGTCGGACTGGTGAAGAGAATCCACTCCCCGACATCGGAATCGCCTCGATGTCTCAGCCGATCCTTGAAGTGGCGGTGGAGAGTGAAACCGCCAGCGAAACCGAGTGCCGGAGCGATGAATTCGCGTCGTTTGCTTGAgccttgatttgggtttttttttttttttttttctctgctgtGGACTGGTGTTTGCTTGAGCGACTGGTGTTTGCTTGAGCCTTGATTTGGgttgtttttttgttctctgctGTGGACTGGTGTTTGCTTGAgccttgatttgggttttttttttttttctctgccgtggactggtggtggtggtggtggatgtctgtgctgtgtggtggtggtggaagatgtttgtgctgtgtggtggtggtgatatgttattttattaaagtagagatattattattttattgtagtagaaatattattttattgtgatgaatatattattttattgtgttgaaagctaaaatagatccactgctgtagcatgtttgtaggtaaaatagataaagtaacttttagtagagctaaattgctaaaaatttagctccactgctgtggatgctcttatataCCTACAGGCTACACTTATCTTATTAGtgattcttttttataaaaaaattcttagtgaggaaaaatatttaatggctttaaaaaaaaaaaagttatattgcAAATGAAATAGACCAGAAAGTCGAGAGTAGAGAACCACCAAAACAAGACAGGAACCTAAGGAAATAGCAGtccttttttttaggttttaataACAAACGCAACAAAAACTCAACAGCATTATATATTCCCACACAACCCCATCCAACCCTTATTGAAACCCAAATTGGTCTTCTTTCAACAGAGACCAACCATTTTCTTTCCTCCATAACATCCACCACCAAACACAAAAAGcccctaccaaaaaaaaattcaaaacctaaCATCCTAATAAAAGTCataaatttgtaaaagaaaCCATCAAGCCGatccaaatatataatatatcttGGTTTTCTCGATATGCCTTGTTTTCTTGACTCTTCTCAGTACCTGTAGTGAGCAGGCTTGTATGGACCCTCCACAGGGACACTAATGTAGTCAGCCTGGTCCTTGCTGAGCTTGGTGAGCCTAGCCCCAAGTTTGCCAAGGTGAAGTGCAGCAACCTTCTCATCAAGATGCTTTGGCAAGACATAGACCTTCTTCTCATATTTCCCGGTAGTCCTCTCCTTCCACAGCTCAAGCTGTGCAATCACCTGGTTTGTGAATGAGCAAGACATCACGAAACTTGGGTGCCCTGTGGCACAACCCAAGTTCATAAGCCGACCCTCGGCCAACACAATGATGCCTGAGTTTGTATCAGGGAAGACCCACCTGTCTGTTTGGGGCTTGATGGTGATGCGCTTCACACCTGGATAGTTCTCAAGGCCGAGCATGTCAATCTCATTGTCAAAGTGACCAATGTTGCAAACAATGGCAttgttcttcatcttcctcatgTGGTCGACCATGATGATGTCCTTGTTACCGGTGGTGGTTACAAAGATGTCAGCCTCAGATACAACATCCTCAAGGGTTAGAACTTGGAGGCCTTCCATAAGGGCCTGAAGAGCGCAAATTGGATCAATCTCAGTCACAATCACACGGGCACCAGCTTGCTTCATGGCAGCAGCACAGCCCTTGCCAACATCACCATATCCAGCAACAACAGCAACCTTGCCAGCAATCATGACATCAGTAGCCCTCATCAAACCATCGGGGAGGGAGTGGCGGCATCCATACAAGTTATCAAACTGTTCCAACAAAAGATCACGCCCATTATTAGATCAATCGTGACATACAGATCAATCACTAAAAAAACTTGTAATGTTTAGAAATCAATTTAGGACTACCAATTAAGATTGTTAATGTATTAAAGAtctgctttttaaaaaaagatggATCCGTCCAACAATTACAAGTAATCTCACAAAAGTAACGAACACATAAAAGCAAACCCAACATTGGATCTTAGATTCGAAATCCTACAAATACAATaataagaaataaacaaataaaaaagatccACTAGAATATGCattactaatttatttttagactaCACTATTCTTGGAGACCAAATAAAAATAGAGCAAAGATTCAAATTTTAACAATCATTTCTGGTGTTCTCTTTTCAGTCAAAAGTTATCAAAATAGCAAAAGAGTAAACACGAATAGAACACAGAGCATTTCCATATCAGATCTGATGCAAAAACCCAAAAGATAAACTAGATCTAGAACTTAAATCTAATCTAAAAAAGACAAACACAGATCTAAACTAAAATGTCAAAAGACAATGTTTTTAGTTATTACCTTGCTCTTGGTGACGGAGTCGTTAACGTTAATAGCAGGGAACAAGAGGGTACCATTGGCCTGCATCTGGTAAAGCCTCTTAACTCCAGTGGTTGTCTCTTCAGACACACCAACCAATCTTTGCTTCATCTTGTGGTACCTCTTGGGATCTGTCTTCAACCCATCTCTGATAATGGTCAGCACAATCTGGAACTCGGCATTGTCGGTGGAAGCTGGGTCCGGAAGGGTCCCATTCTTCTCAAACAACTCCTCGGCCTTAACGCCCTCGTGGATGAGCAGAGTGGCGTCACCACCGTCGTCGACTATGAGATCGGGCCCACCACCGGGACCCCAGTCGAGAGCACGCTCGGTGCACCACCAGTACTCCTGGAGGGTCTCCCCTTTCCAGGCGAACACGGCGGCGGAGTCACGGGCTATGGCGGCGGCGGCGTGGTCCTGGGTCGAGAAGATGTTGCATGAACACCAACGGACCTCGGCGCCGAGGGCCGTCAGGGTCTCGATGAGGACGGCGGTTTGGATGGTCATGTGGAGAGAGCCGGTGATTCTGGCTCCCTTGAAGGGCTGTGAAGGGCCGAACTCAGTTCTGCAGGACATGAGACCAGGCATCTCGACTTCGGCCAGCTCGATCTCGAGACGACCGAAGTCGGCCTGAGACATGTCCTTCACCTTGTACTCACGACCGCTTGTGGTTTTCTCTACCAACAAAGCCATGTTGAGAATGAGAGTGAGTCGAGAATTGGATCTGATAAAAtttgggggagagagagagagagagagagagtgagacaCGAGAGACTGAAGGTGCGAATGTGGGGGTATTAATAGGTTAGAGTATGTGAAATGGACGGTGTAGATTGGTTTTAGAGAGTTGGTGGATCTTTGGTAGACTGATGATGAGTTTTGGCGTAGGACACGGAAGCTGATGCGGGGACCCGTGGCTAGAATTAGAAATGAACTAACGATGATAATGCGGGAGAAGCGTGAAGAGGTTCAAagtctttaacttttttttttttataattctattTATCTCAATTTACTGTAGTTATGCAAATCTGATTTACAATGAGATATTTGTGAAGT of the Quercus robur chromosome 10, dhQueRobu3.1, whole genome shotgun sequence genome contains:
- the LOC126703158 gene encoding adenosylhomocysteinase; its protein translation is MALLVEKTTSGREYKVKDMSQADFGRLEIELAEVEMPGLMSCRTEFGPSQPFKGARITGSLHMTIQTAVLIETLTALGAEVRWCSCNIFSTQDHAAAAIARDSAAVFAWKGETLQEYWWCTERALDWGPGGGPDLIVDDGGDATLLIHEGVKAEELFEKNGTLPDPASTDNAEFQIVLTIIRDGLKTDPKRYHKMKQRLVGVSEETTTGVKRLYQMQANGTLLFPAINVNDSVTKSKFDNLYGCRHSLPDGLMRATDVMIAGKVAVVAGYGDVGKGCAAAMKQAGARVIVTEIDPICALQALMEGLQVLTLEDVVSEADIFVTTTGNKDIIMVDHMRKMKNNAIVCNIGHFDNEIDMLGLENYPGVKRITIKPQTDRWVFPDTNSGIIVLAEGRLMNLGCATGHPSFVMSCSFTNQVIAQLELWKERTTGKYEKKVYVLPKHLDEKVAALHLGKLGARLTKLSKDQADYISVPVEGPYKPAHYRY